A part of Paenibacillus sp. sptzw28 genomic DNA contains:
- a CDS encoding effector binding domain-containing protein produces the protein MDNFVQTRVEKLRSVELVGFQGENLEDEPELFDQLKQTIGEIEKMKQYLVILPGIRPLVAVEFNALGDVPEGMTSFTIPEGEYVIFNFEKKYVGEFWSKICTEENQARYSIDLSKPRYEIFTPDLQPTETLAWYIPTKC, from the coding sequence ATGGATAATTTTGTTCAAACACGAGTTGAAAAGCTTCGTTCTGTTGAATTAGTCGGGTTTCAAGGTGAAAATTTAGAGGACGAGCCTGAACTTTTCGATCAGCTAAAACAAACCATCGGCGAGATTGAGAAAATGAAGCAGTATTTAGTAATTTTGCCCGGAATCCGACCTCTAGTTGCTGTTGAATTCAACGCACTGGGTGATGTTCCGGAAGGAATGACGTCTTTTACTATTCCCGAAGGCGAATATGTCATCTTTAATTTCGAAAAAAAGTATGTCGGTGAATTCTGGAGTAAAATTTGTACCGAAGAAAACCAAGCAAGATATAGTATTGATTTGTCAAAACCAAGATACGAAATATTTACACCAGACCTTCAACCCACAGAGACACTGGCATGGTATATCCCAACTAAATGTTAA